One region of Gouania willdenowi chromosome 13, fGouWil2.1, whole genome shotgun sequence genomic DNA includes:
- the hspb12 gene encoding heat shock protein beta-7, producing the protein MLQCCPHFAPMTHNASGLYKSHPDRLNAMALLKSSSRTSSSYRSSSRYSTSSSYRSEGSLGASSDSLFEPFLDSPDHSSLFEGEGPDGTCCLTPLRKHSRSYGQAGGAVNDQQSSAGGVRRVGDNYCMSADVSQFEPHDIVVLSYNHQVVIHAQKVLDDGTVSDTFTHKSLFPEDMDPLSVSGTLSPEGTLVVSVSGSTELEHSSVPTYRSEAYL; encoded by the exons ATGTTACAGTGCTGCCCACACTTTGCTCCAATGACCCACAATGCATCAGGGCTTTATAAAAGCCATCCTGACAGGCTGAATG CAATGGCTTTGCTGAAATCCTCCAGTCGCACTTCATCATCGTATCGTTCCTCATCACGCTACAGCACTTCCAGTTCCTATCGGTCGGAGGGGTCTCTAGGGGCATCGTCTGATTCCCTGTTTGAGCCTTTCCTGGACTCTCCAGATCACTCCAGTCTGTTTGAGGGTGAAGGGCCAGATGGAACATGCTGTTTAACCCCTTTGCGCAAACACAGCAGATCTTATGGGCAAGCTG GTGGCGCTGTCAATGACCAACAAAGCAGTGCTGGTGGAGTCCGGCGTGTTGGAGACAACTACTGCATGTCTGCTGATGTCAGCCAGTTTGAACCACATGACATTGTGGTGCTCTCATACAACCATCAAGTCGTCATTCATGCCCagaag GTGTTGGATGACGGTACAGTTAGTGACACGTTCACCCATAAGTCTCTGTTCCCAGAGGACATGGACCCTCTATCTGTGAGTGGGACCCTGAGCCCTGAGGGCACCCTGGTGGTGAGCGTCAGTGGCAGCACAGAGCTGGAACACAGCAGTGTCCCCACGTACCGAAGTGAAGCCTATCTGTGA